Proteins encoded by one window of Pseudomonas tructae:
- a CDS encoding DUF6035 family protein produces the protein MRTLEYAQPTEHMKLTDVMDLDSAAPIEIASFLSRELSLVIQDRAELASRFVLDRDKPWLVCQLCGAALLLVRTHHRFFHFRHHPTIEGLIKCDISTRGELSPAQITAIKYNAQKESAAHLRLKGIIRDSLVADRSCGDPQVEKVWKGQAVAERATWRKPDVQVVRGNDRIAFEVQLSTTFLTEIVGRREFYRANGGSMIWVFENFDPSATRTAEEDIFFLNNLNVFIVNDRTLALSRSAGRMAFDCWYAVPQLVGRTIVNEWRRADVYLDELTFSFRKQIVFYNDYQAQREALEASVNSDVLRRDFHAFWMEFSRQDTPESRERWLDLRERMANVFPAIKLPNFHWSDPFQGAVSIMLSARYGRPIGYRFERLLNVCNQAFDSYKPFLLQFGWTLELFEQNELLIEQDKKGTWAKRRAIIRAALRERDDAYRPDRQYNHLFAFLVPELKERLINMREW, from the coding sequence GTGCGCACCTTGGAATACGCTCAGCCTACTGAACACATGAAGCTGACGGACGTTATGGATCTGGACAGCGCCGCACCTATCGAGATCGCCAGCTTCCTGAGCCGCGAATTGTCCTTGGTCATACAGGATAGGGCGGAGCTTGCGTCACGTTTCGTACTGGATCGAGACAAGCCCTGGTTAGTTTGTCAGCTCTGCGGCGCCGCTCTTTTACTGGTGCGCACGCACCATCGTTTTTTCCATTTCCGCCATCACCCGACCATCGAAGGCCTCATCAAATGCGATATCTCTACCAGAGGTGAGCTCAGCCCAGCCCAGATCACAGCGATCAAGTACAACGCGCAAAAGGAGAGCGCGGCGCACCTGCGGCTAAAGGGGATCATTCGCGACAGCTTGGTTGCAGACAGATCGTGCGGCGATCCTCAAGTAGAGAAAGTTTGGAAAGGCCAAGCGGTCGCCGAACGTGCCACCTGGCGCAAGCCAGACGTCCAAGTGGTGAGGGGCAATGACCGTATCGCCTTCGAAGTACAGTTATCCACGACGTTCCTTACGGAGATCGTCGGTCGACGCGAGTTCTATAGGGCCAACGGCGGATCGATGATCTGGGTATTCGAGAATTTCGACCCTAGTGCAACCAGAACGGCGGAGGAGGACATATTCTTCCTGAACAATCTGAACGTCTTCATCGTCAATGATCGGACGCTGGCGCTGTCCAGGTCTGCTGGCCGCATGGCGTTTGATTGCTGGTACGCCGTGCCTCAGTTGGTCGGCCGCACCATTGTGAACGAATGGAGGAGGGCTGACGTTTATCTGGACGAGCTGACGTTTAGCTTCCGGAAGCAGATCGTGTTCTATAACGACTATCAGGCGCAGAGAGAAGCACTGGAGGCATCGGTCAACAGTGACGTGCTACGCCGCGATTTTCATGCGTTCTGGATGGAGTTCAGCAGGCAGGACACTCCAGAGTCCCGGGAACGCTGGCTCGATTTGCGCGAGCGCATGGCAAATGTATTTCCCGCTATCAAGCTTCCCAACTTCCATTGGTCAGACCCTTTTCAAGGGGCCGTTTCCATTATGCTAAGTGCGCGATACGGACGGCCGATAGGATACCGATTCGAGCGCCTGCTCAATGTCTGCAACCAGGCTTTCGACTCCTACAAACCATTCCTGCTTCAGTTCGGTTGGACACTGGAACTCTTTGAGCAAAATGAGCTGTTGATCGAACAAGACAAGAAGGGTACCTGGGCGAAGCGACGTGCAATCATCCGCGCCGCGCTCAGAGAGCGGGATGACGCCTATCGGCCCGATCGACAATACAACCATTTATTTGCATTCCTGGTACCTGAGCTCAAGGAACGACTAATCAACATGCGCGAGTGGTGA
- a CDS encoding DUF4019 domain-containing protein, which produces MLLLAGCDISINTNAPDTSTSTVTLSEPGTVQQQRHIGEKALEFLLLLDAGRSDLTWPEAGSALKASTTESNWVKGLSGLRMGLGELKQRERALISFTKQLPNAPAGHYAAIQIQSTFANMTVTEAVLLGEEDEQWRVVGYNVSKTVEVATKFSLF; this is translated from the coding sequence TTGCTGTTGCTGGCTGGCTGCGACATCTCGATCAACACCAACGCGCCCGACACCAGCACATCAACGGTAACGCTCTCCGAACCTGGCACTGTGCAACAGCAACGTCATATTGGCGAAAAAGCCCTGGAGTTCTTGCTGCTGCTCGATGCAGGCAGATCCGATTTGACCTGGCCTGAGGCCGGGTCGGCGCTCAAGGCCTCGACGACCGAGTCCAATTGGGTCAAGGGGCTCAGCGGCCTGCGCATGGGCCTGGGCGAATTGAAGCAGCGTGAGCGTGCACTGATTTCGTTCACCAAGCAGTTGCCCAATGCGCCTGCGGGCCATTACGCCGCCATCCAGATTCAATCAACCTTTGCAAACATGACCGTCACTGAGGCGGTGCTTCTCGGTGAAGAAGATGAACAATGGCGTGTTGTTGGCTACAACGTCAGTAAAACCGTAGAGGTTGCGACCAAATTCAGCCTGTTTTAA
- a CDS encoding DUF2251 domain-containing protein, which translates to MPIYLAAEQQLNVGSATVIEAPAQEGPFVVVFEDDEETGYFYALDTSADDNPIQDALHIYNVDEISDREKPSTVKIGWSMDHSKAVLLINDHPHAVFDFAGKQGYCHSGFPPSVGKGWSLEGHEWKDDVLKLFA; encoded by the coding sequence ATGCCCATTTATCTTGCAGCAGAACAACAGCTCAACGTCGGAAGTGCCACCGTCATCGAGGCACCGGCGCAAGAGGGACCATTCGTTGTGGTTTTCGAGGACGATGAAGAAACCGGCTACTTTTATGCCCTGGACACCAGCGCTGATGACAACCCGATCCAGGATGCGCTGCATATCTACAACGTTGACGAAATATCCGATCGGGAAAAGCCCTCGACGGTGAAGATAGGTTGGTCCATGGACCATAGCAAGGCGGTGCTGCTGATCAATGACCATCCTCACGCCGTGTTTGATTTCGCCGGCAAGCAAGGCTATTGCCATTCCGGTTTCCCGCCATCGGTGGGCAAGGGCTGGTCGCTGGAGGGGCATGAGTGGAAGGATGACGTGCTGAAGTTGTTTGCCTGA
- a CDS encoding DUF3592 domain-containing protein, whose product MWKKFIWLVGVLTLGFGAYVQGYWFFNLRLNGEYADAHVIRTSPGTVSSRGHIGESNGTTVIFTTIAGDFEKVTFSGEFSGVERGDVVGVYYDPADADNVIPDTWTRFIFAAVFLLFAALWSIAWLTF is encoded by the coding sequence ATGTGGAAGAAATTCATCTGGCTGGTGGGGGTCTTGACCCTTGGTTTTGGCGCCTATGTCCAGGGTTACTGGTTTTTCAATCTCAGGCTCAATGGGGAATATGCAGATGCCCATGTCATCCGTACCTCGCCAGGTACCGTAAGCAGCAGAGGGCATATCGGCGAGAGCAACGGCACGACAGTGATATTCACGACCATTGCTGGCGACTTCGAGAAGGTGACGTTCAGCGGCGAGTTTTCCGGTGTAGAGAGGGGCGATGTGGTCGGGGTGTATTACGACCCAGCCGATGCAGACAACGTGATTCCCGATACCTGGACCCGTTTCATTTTTGCCGCCGTGTTTTTGCTGTTTGCTGCGCTGTGGAGCATCGCCTGGCTTACCTTCTGA